TCTTTCCAATAGCAGGGCATTGATAAACGTCTGTAGCATAGGATATAACATAACCGCTTTGTGAGGCCCAGTTGCTTATAAAATTTCACGCATTTTCCGCTCAGAGATTAAATGGAACCAGTGCGCTAAAAGCCCTGAAATAAAGGTATTTACCTCAATAATGGGTCTGATAGTCTGTGCCATGCTTGACCTTTGGCTCTAACAataacccccccacccccacccctgcACTCCTTCTTTTCCTTTGTGTGCCGTACTTTGTACAGACCCAGTGCGGAGAGTCTCCTTGAGGGAATTAGAGAATAGGGGTGtcctcttttcttctctctctcaagGCCAGTGAGAAATTAACTGCAGACTCCCCCACTCACAAACGCAGAAACAACTGAGCAGAGCAGAGCACATACGGGAGGGGTGCACGCTGTTGAAGCTTTGGAAGGTCATACTGCGCTACCAAAATAATTTCACCAGTGGATTCCACCCTTACACTATGGATATTTCAGCACTGTCTTCATCAGTCCTTACAATTTCAACAgtacaacaacaactacaagacaacagaataaacacacaaaaagtggATGCGGATGGCTGTGAAGCATTACAACCCTATCAGACACAGACTCATGCCACTGAGATTGGCTGATTGTTTTCTCCTTAAACATCCCCCTTTTTACCTGTTTGAATATTTGAAGTGCAGGGTataagcactgaaaacatgggAACTAAATGGAGACAATGGAAACGATTTACAATAGGAGTACATGACCTGTTTTGAGACGCACACATCCAAGAGGAATGGAAACTAAGGCTGATGATTGATCCCACTGCAACAACAGGCTTTTGTTCTATCCTTGTCTccgtcttttctttttgtttacccATTTTGAGCAGGCATGTGGCCAGTGACATTGGCCCTTCTCAGAGCAGGACAGCAGGCAGAGTGACTTGGCGTTAATCACCATTTTGTCTCACTTTCTTGGCGCATTAAGCTGAAGAAGCAAGAGGTGGCCCGAGCAGCCGAGGTGAGAGATGGGAGGACAACACGTTAGCCTCTCAATAATGACACATCGCTGCCGCATCACTTTGGAGATTAAAAGCAAGATGCTGAATTTCAATCAACCTACATTAATGGCTTGGTGTGAGGAATGGTCACTTTGTCTCCACTCGCAGACGGAGacggagaaggagagagagggagactaGCACAAGAGGCCCAGGTGAGACAAGGTGATATGACATTTTAATTCACCAAATTGCGCGCTGGCCACTAATGATAGAATCCATTTAACAGCACGATGACAATATTCTCGAACCAATTGCaaagaagctgaacaaaaaaatGTTGCATCCGAGAGAAAAGTCAAAGCGCAAGACTATAGCTATAAACAACAGGGCTGCTGATGTAAGATAATTACGTGGAGCTTATGGATGAGTGAATGTGAATGTCTTTCAAATGACGAACTGGCTTCTGATCGTAACTCTGTTTAAGTCTAGTGTACAATTGAATTTCAGCCAGTCTTGAGGGATATTGCATTAAATAATATATTAAATTGAGGTATAAATAAGTCATAAGAAATGCCTATGATCTTAAGGTACCACTAAATTTGAAAACTCAGGGCTCCAATCACATGTAGCTGAGAAATTTTTCTGTCAAAAACAGTTCTCCCgaactttaaaaatgacagtATATAAGCAAACGACTCCAATTTTATCAGTTCATAAATCTGACACTTTATTAGCAGGGCTTGTTATTCCTCATTTGTTCTTGTCAAATACTGAAGCCACCTTACAAAACATGCCAAGCTCTGCCTGAGCTGCTCTGTGAAGGCATTACACCGTGAGATGTGACCCACTTGCAATAAAGTGCATTCAGAGTTCAGTTCTCATGGTAGATGAGAAGCGATGTTGGGCAAGCACAGCTGAGAGATTGTCATCACAGTATAGCTGATTTGAGGAAAAACTTAATGTGACATGAACTAGAGGGGGatcgtttaaaaaaaatgggggaggggggatgacaGTGGAATTGTCAAGACAACAAAGAGACATGGGAGTGTGGATCCTATAGTCTTTGTGTCAAATCAGGAATGTCACAGTTGAGCACAGTGCTTCATGAGGAGGGTCGTTCTTTCTGAGGGTTAGACGTGTTGTTCTTGACTTTACCCAGGCACCCAGCTCTGGTTGCTATGGGCTTGCTGTGGACCAGCCAGTCCACTCATTCCCATCCCCATAGTCACACCCATTCCCATACCCATGCCGATGCCCACACCTTGGGCTAAGGAGCAGTCAAAGTTGAAGTCCATCTCCTCCCCAGAGTCCATGATGTCATGGAGGAGGATGGACTCCACATCGCAGTCTAAGCTGCCATGGAACATGTCAATGTCCAGGTCAGCTGGTAGTCTCTCATGGGGGTGAGGTTGGTGATAGCCGTGGTAGTTGCTACCAGCGGTACCACTGCCCATCCCGAGGCCATGGTGATACGGTCCATTACTCATGCCTTGGTGTTGTGGGTCTGGGTAATGGTTGTGACGTGGGTGGGGAGCTGTGGCAACATGGCACGAGTCCTGGGGCATGCCGAGCATACCTGCTGGATTTGGGGGGAGGGTGGTAGAAGCAGGAAGGTGGGCATGTGATGGGGGGCTGTACAGGTAAGGAGCTTTGTGGTTGTAGGTCTGCAACTGATTGCTGCTGCCACGTGGGGTCAGGGCTGCAGCCCGGGGTGGTGTGTGGTtatggctctggctgaggctgTGACCATTGTGAGTGAGGCTGTGAGGTGAGTTGTGGTTGGTTACATTGTTGTGATTATGACTGGGAGTATGGCTGTGAGTTCTGTTATGGCTATGAGCTGAGCTGTGACTATGCGGTCCATTGTGGCTGTGGCCATTGTGGAGGCCGGGGTGGTGGCTGTGATGGTTCGATCCAACTCCATTTGTAGCTTGATTCATCAGAGAATGGCTTTCTCTCTCCTGTCCCAGCATCATGTCCTTGGGACAGTATTGCTGTCCAGCTGGACCCCCTGTAAGCAGACTCTGAAGGGCATTAGTGCTTGAGTATGCCCGCATGGTTCCAGAGAAACTGGCTGGTTTGTTCTCCTGAATGGTCTGCATGGGTGAGTGGTGACGCAGCATCCCCATGCCTGTTGCCCCATAGACACTTGAACCATAGGAGCCCTGTCCCTTCACTCCAGAGTTGTAGTGATAGACAGCACTTTGGTGCTTATGTCTGCCAATAGCTTGATGCTGctggtgttgctgctgctgtgaacgatgatgatgataaccATCCTCCATCATCTGCTCATCCAGACTGATGGCACCCGTCAGGTTAGCCAGCTGAGGCAGCTGCTCAAGAGGAGGACAGTGATTTCCAGCACCCATGGATGGAGAGCGTGCACTAGTTGGCGACGGGTAGAGGTGAGGGGAGGTGGAACAGGACAGGCCGCCCTCCTCTGGTTCCTCTGGTTCTCCCTCTGCGAGGATGGGTGACAAACGCCCACTAAGGGTAGATGCTGATGAACTTGCCCTGGAATGGAGGTCTGTCCAAGCATCAAACTCTCCATCTGTTCCAGATGCACCTCCGGCTCCTGGGAGGCCTTTCCGTGAAGGGCTGCCATGATCAGGGGAGTTCTGGAGCCCCACACCAGCAGACCCAGCTCCAATCCCAGGGCGGCCAACCCTCTTGCCTCTGATCCGGCCTTTGCTTTTTAGGTATTTTGTGCTGTTGTCCATAGAAACTGCTCGTCTCCGCGGGGCTTTGCCCATTTTTCCTCCATCTGGATTGAGCATCCACCAGGAACTCTTCCCTGTGCCCTCATTCTGCACCCGGATGAAGCGTGTGTGAAGGGACAGGTTGTGTCGGATTGAGTTCTGCAGAAagataaaagagaaagaaaaatatcaaaCTAAACTGTAATATGTTGTATGTCATTTCAATTActatttatgtaaaaatgtaaacaatttAAATAAGGGAAACGTGCATAAGATTTAGATTAAAAAGttccaaatgaaaataagattatttttattacatcaAGTATTAAAGTCAACGTTCAAGAAAACCCTAACCACAAGCACAGCTGTCAGTATTGCATATAAGCCATCCAGTCCATACATGATGAGTCACAGAAAATTGTCCTAAATTATCAGGTCGCTTCCATTGCCAATATTAGAtgcacaaaacacacagaagtaGATACTCAAACCTCTGTGCAATCAGTGTCGACTAAAATCAGGAAATTTAGAGctcactgaaaagcacaaacatGCTCAAATAACAGCTACAGCTGGCATAAAGCAACACCCTGTCAGTCTTATCCCACCTGAAATGACCGAAGACTCAGACTTTAGACATTCTCCCTATGTACGTCAATCCTCCCACTTTCATTTCCATCAATCCATCTGTCCTCCTCTACTTCTGCTTTTAGCTGGCCTGATGTAAACCACTGAGGTtagctgtactgtatgtttgaaGTTGGTGCCAGTCTGGCTTAGTGCCAGCTCTGTCTCTTTCCTTCACGTAGGTTGAATGGGGGGATGTATCCCAAGATTGAGCCGGGAGGAAGGAGGGCTAATGGATGTATCTCACCCTCTGACAGACCTTCACTGTCTATCTCCCTTTCCCTCCCTTGTTCTCTCTTTATCACAGTcctgtatttcttttttgtcactAAATGCTTCATATTTCAACTTGTCtcaattttcctttttcctattTTACACACTTCTTTGAACGCAAGTCATTTCCCACTTCTGCCTTCAATCTCTATGCCTTCAATTATACAGTGTGCCACCAATTACTTTCCCATTATCCTCTACACTGGCATGGGTTGGGCTTAGCCAGTGACTCGGTCATTCAAAGgatatagtttctttttttttaatcatttatatCTCAAGGGTTGGTGAATAATAACGATTTCCGAGTGTCGGGGAATCTGTTGTTACAattctgctgtttttttgctGCATAAGTAATTTAGATGCTCAAGCAGGACAATATCAAATCAAAAAGCATCTCCTGCAGTTTGGAAATATACACATACAATGGATTGTTTCGGACTGAGGGGTACTCACACCACCATCTTCATTATGTTGCACATTATTTGTATTCAGAGCGAATTGCACGGCAGGGAAACAAATCAAATTGCGACGGTGAACATATAAACGGGAGGTGAGCTGAATTCAGGTGATCTGTGAATGCCTCCTTGGGTTATCTCGCCGTGACACCTCCAGAACTGGGTAGCCATGGCAACCGGGTAAACGTGCAATGGCAGAACTATATCATATTGTGGTAAGAGTCAAGAGAGTCAGAGAGAGAAATGGAGGGAGAGTGGGGGATGGGGGAAAGGATGCAAGAGGAGGCGGCTGTTTGATGCTGCTGCTCCAACACTAAACAGCCTTTCATCTTGGCAGTGCAAGTCCGCAGGGGATGCCCGCTCCCTGCTTCTGACGGCTTCTCTACGTGCCGCGCCAACTCCCTGTCTCACCCTGGCTGGCTCATCCACCTATCATACCACTCCAAATCATCCCCCCATCAAGTCCGGTGCATGCCTGAATTAAAACATATGTAAGCTTTCATGCCTTTCCATCGCGGCCGGTGGTAAATGAGGCatctttcagagagctgaaccACTTCATGCCACAACTCTGTGTGACCTGTCTGATTCAAATCTCGATTTATCCCCGTATGAGGGAAGAGCAGCCCCATTGAACTTGGAGGGATTTGTCATCATCCCAAACCCTCTTTATCTGATGAATCCACCTGCTAGAGAGATTTGAGAGATTTCGGATGGAGGCCAGCAACGGCATCATCATCATTACTGGCTGCTGGCTTTCGATACTTTTCCACCACATGTTTTTTGCTGTCATCCTGTTTGCacgtatctgtgtgtgtgtgctagaaTTTAAGATTACAAAGGTTGCAGGTGGTTTCATGGTGGGTGTGGTTCTGTCTGCCTCCTGTTCTCTGAGTCAGGGGCAATTTGACCAGCCTCTGGCCCTCACGCCCCTGAAACAGGCAGTCACTGCTAATCCCTCTCCATCCCCGAGTAATCCCAGACAATCCTGGGCTAATCCCAAGTTGATTCAGGGGCACTCCCAGCTGGGTGTCTCACACAGAGCTATGCCAGGTTACCACATACACAGCAGGCAGCTTGGATATGCTATGATCCTATAGTAGCAAAAAGTAAGGGGAGTTTGATGTGGGAAACAGGGACACTACAAAAACCTTATAGGATATAGTTATAAACTACTCCAAATGttcctgtgtgtatttttacCGGATGATTTTTGAGGCAGGTGTTAactatatttttaatttctccaaCAAATCAACTACCTCCAGTTTGTGCTCTGTCCTTGAGGGTTGGCTTTGTGACATTCTTTAGCCCTATGGGttaaagaatagaataaaattgAAAACTTTATTATGCATTAAATATTCATAAAATGGAAATTCTCTTTCAGCCCCCTGGCTTGCTGAGACAGACCGATGAAGCCCACAGAAACATACAATGACAGAGGAACACACATCACATGCCTGGGTTCAGGACGCTACTTCCTATTCAAATCATACGCCTTTAATACAATGAGGCTAGTGGAGAAGGCTCTAAATAATGAATGAACCAGTGGGTCATGTGGAGACATCCAGTGCTGGTACCATAATGCTGGAACGAACAAGATGGAGTCATAAGAACTGATGTGACTTCTTTGTTTCATAATCAAAATTTTCAGTTATTAGAACTGAAGAGGCCCctagatgagaggtgaaacatcacaaaccacaaaaaaaaagtcaagttGCTTTTCATTAAGAATTGCATGACCTGGTTGACTGAGAACCCGCACCGACATATAAAGAGCATCCACCCTCATCAAATACTGCTAAATCAGGCTGTAAGGAGTTAATTTGGCCACTAAGTAAAAGAGGCTAAGGGTGATAGTTTATGGACCAATCAAAGCCAATTAAGGTGAACAAGGCTTTTGTGACTGCAAGGAAACAATCAGCTTGGGTTCAACTCTCATTAAGGCCCAAAATACCTGATAGCTGTTTTAGACATTTAGACAAAAGCAACGGGATAGGACTCTTTGTCCTCAGATTAAAAGATTATGTTCTTTACGAGCAAATCTCCCATGTTGACACTTTTTCCACCCTGCACAGGTGGAATAAGCAGTTGGGGGTGGGAGTTCAACTGGTTTTATAACAGATACAGAAATCTATAAATCAAATCTAGCAGGAACATCTGTATGTGTTCCTCTTTCCTAACGTCTTCAAGAACCATTCATTTGGCTTTTGGAAATCTCACAACACCAATCAATGGCTCTACAGTTCTCCCTCCCTTCTTCCACATGCAAACTCAGTTTGATTCAGAGACTAGAGAGGCCTACTTAATGCTCAAAATCAATGAAGTTTAATGCCTGTCAGTGCGCACATCAACATCTGACTAACTACACAATCCACCTGCAATATGAGGCCAATATGGGTGCTCAATATTCCATGTCCCCACTGGTCATATAACAATGTTAAATCGCCACAGGCTTGTAAGTTAGCTGTCTTTTCCCACTTGCACAAATTGGCTTAATGCCCAACATATCCCTCTGTTGCCTCTCCCGAGATGTCAGTCAGGCATTAACATTGGGAGTAGCTGTAATATGGGGGTAGGGGGTATTGTGTTGGATGCAGTGATTCATCTGGGATAACCTGATTGACTGGCATGGGTTCAGCTGTGCTGGGGGATACAGCAGGAGGTGAAGGGTCCTGGGTATAAGGGGCGGGAATATAGCAGTAGCACAAGGGGCCCCTCTAAGCCACACAAATGGGTGCCCTCAAAATGCCCCCCACTTTCCCCATCCCCCTCCATTAGGGCAACATCAGAATCCACTCAGGGTTTTTTCCCGCTCACTCCTCTGTGAGTGAGGAAACAGGTCAAATGGTTTATAAGACCCATCTTGTGGTGAATGTGCACTCATTCAAACAGAACTTAGTGAGAAACTAAGGACTGTGAATGAGGTCTGGGAACCAGCAAAAAGAAACCACTCACCCGATTCAAACAACCTCAAGAGTGAAGCAGTGTGGTGCGCTTGCCCAGCTAAGAACACAGCAGCTGTTCTTGTAGTGGCACCGGGTAAAACCGTTTGCCACACTCGACTGGTATTACCAAACCATTTCATGCAGAATGGAGCCATTATGTATTGTCAAAGGGTATCCCTCTATGGTGCACATTCATTTGATAAGCCTAAATCAAGGGGGAGTAACAGAAGCGCTAACTGTGTTTATTGTAATGCTGTTTTTGCCTGTGCAGAAGGCAGGAGGGATCAGGGGGAGGGGAGGTTTCAACACAAGCAGTTTTGTTCAGCACAGGAATGAGTTTTGTCAGCTAAGCCTGTCTCCAGGCTATTGGTGGAAATTAGCGCCAGCTAAATATTCGCTTTCCGTGATTGATGTCACGGCTCGCGTTGTCCCTTTGAAGGGAAATAAAGAATTTAGAGCCATGTGGATTAATAGGGACAGGGTTGGGGGAATTTTATGTGTCTGAGGGGGACTTGAAGAGCGACTGAAGGGCCTAATGGCGGCACAGATATGGCACAATGAAGCTGTGACGATATGGTGTGtcagagagaaggaaaagacAAGTGAGACTATGACAGTGAGTACAAGAAAGAAAATTGGAAATTGTTTGcgcgggtgtgtgtgtgagagagaaaaagagagatgtAGCTATTTGCCTGAGAAGCCCAGAGTCAGATGATTAAAATCCCTTTAGGAGGCTTCTTTAAGAGAGACAGATGGGCAGACAGGCCTGTTTTGGAATGCAATCAAATTGAAAAGATTAAAAAGGAGTCTCTTTTATTAGGAGGTGAGAAACAGTTACTTCTCTGCCACATGCCATCATCGCCTCCACAGCAGTGGTCACGACTGCATTGGCATGCAAGGCACATTGCAGCCCTTGTTGAAGAAGAAATAAACCTGGGATTAAGAACTGCTTCTATCTCCGTGTATCACTGCGGGATCTCTGAAGATTGGCAGCTTTTGTAATTTCTTGTAGAACAGCTATGCACTGTAAGAAAAGTCAGAAACTTCAGGTTTCAATTTTTCTATCATCATTACAGGAAAGGCTAAATGCTAACTCATCAACTCGCCAATGGCCATCGTTTTACAAATAGAACTTTAACTTAATCCAAGCACCAAATGTGAACAGGTACAAATCAAATGTGCATTCCCTTGGCCACCATTGTACTTGAATAGACCGAGTTTGCACAGTAGAGTGATTCAAGCACTGTGAAAGGTGCTCTGTACCCGACCCCATTATTCCACAACACTGCAGGAGTGCCATTTATAAAAAGGCTTAAAATGGAAAGCAAGTGTGTTGTAGTGTGTCTGGTAGCCTCAGATCAGGAAGTGGCTGTGAAGAGGGATGTAATGGAGTTGGTAGGGGATTCCTGCCTGACTGTGCACTAATTGCAGCCAATGGCTGGCGACCCATCAGCCGTGCCCACCCTGGAGGGAAAGGTTGGCATTGGGGTGGCAGGGTGTGGGATAGAGAAGGGCTGCTGCAGCTTTGATGGGTAAAAATAGATACTAACAGATTAGATGAGCATCTGAGACCCGGATAGGAGATCGGAAAATCCGCTCGGCTGATGCCAGGGGCAGCTGAGTGTTTCCGGTGGGCACAAAGGGGACACAATCTGGGCATCACGTCTAACTCCCACGCACGAAACGGGGGAGCCGTGTGGGCACACAAATGGGCACGTGCCACAGTATAGCATGGGTGTGGTTTTTCCACTGGGACCTGCAAGGTAGGCAAAGCTCACACCCTCCCACAGAGGATTCACACAACAGGTGTTAGGGCTGGGCCACCTGTGGGGCCGGCCGCCTGCTCGCACTTCACACCTCGTCTAGGGAGCAAACTAACATTTTCCACTGGGCTTGCCATGCTTTTGTTAAAGAGCAACACGTTTCTGGAGAGGCTTTTACAGCTCTTTTTTTACAAGATCTGCAAGATATGCGTGCGTTCAAGTGTGTGCAAGTCAATCTGCATTTatgtgagtgcctgtgtgtccatatttgtgtaTCAGTCCATTTAATAGCCAACAGGCACAGTGTGGATTTGATTATATTGAAACCTCCCTCTGCTATATACAAAGAAACTGTCAGCCAACAATGGAATCAATGCGGGCCCgggctttttttccccacactcaGCTTCCACATAATCTCATTCATAACAATGAGAATCTCATTTCCTACATTCTAAAGGTCAGTGCACACCTCTGATCGCACTTTAATAAAAATCATTCtcagcatttaatttaatttcagcAGAGCAGGAAACTCATAGGCAGCCATGCACATGGCATGCAAAATTAATCGGATCGTCCCTTTAATTGCTTCAATTTCACAGTATAGAGAAGAATGACCACAATCtcgaagaagaaaaataatgcaCAAATCCAGACCACAGCCACACATCTGTAGAGGCGCTTactcagacagaaaaaaaagacgacAAGTGGAGTCATGTCAGCTGAAGTGCCAGGTTTGGTCACATTTcaatataaaaaaacattttttttggatCCTCAGCAAGGACTGCCTCCATATCTTTTTGTCATCACACATTTTAAGTCTCACCTAAATTGGCAAAGTGTACTCAACAGCCACACGTTCATTTTcaaacacacgcgcacacacacacctgtacacacactcactccaTCTCTCACACACGTACATTGCACACACATGCCAACATGACACAAAGCCTGGCACACCGGGCACACTCATTACCGCAATGCCAAGCTACCAGTTGCTAAGGAGACCTGTGGGAGAGGGAGGGTTCCTTGTTGTTGCCATAGCAGCCGGCTTGCTCCCTGCCAACTCTCTCCCTCGGGGAGAAACAAGGCAAGAGGTGGGGGGTGAAGTGGGTAGAGGTAGGGGGCAGCAGTTTAATAGGGCTATGAGGTGCAGAGGAACTTCATTAGCCATCACTGTGCAGCGCACCAACCACTGTTTCCCATGAATGCCTACCCACATGCTGCACTTCAGCCTGCAGACTTCCACTTACTCACGCACAGCCCATAGACCCCCACTTATTCATACACCTATATGGAGAAGAAGATGAGAATTGCATGCTTAGAATGAAAAGCACAGTTTATCTGCACAGGGGAGGGGTTGAGAGGCCAGAGGTGGGTGAGACACAAAAGAAGTGTCTTGAATATAGGGGCCTATTTGGAAGAGAAGAGTGGTAGGGATCTAAATCACAGAGGCTTAGATAGTTAAAGGCTGTATGGAGACAATTTCCTTTGCGACTGTGTCTCCCCTGAACCAACTTTGACCTTCGCTGACACCCTTTGTCCTTCACAGTACAGAATAGCACTATACAGCCAAACAAAGAGTTTTCTATGCACTACTGCATACTCTTTGTATATACAACAGTATGTATAGTATAATATAGCGTAGGGTATGTAGTATATGCAGACTTCACACTTGAATTCAAtcattttaacaaaaatattacAATGTTTAGGAAttaggggattttttttttgttcagatGCTCAAAAGCCATTTAAATAGGTTCAAGTAGCATAATTGTAAATATAAGGATCATTTTTTAATACTTGTATAAGAGCCCTTTGCAGTTAATAAATATCTGAAGTTTAGGTCCCAGGGACATCAGGATAGAGGAGGCtactttgaaaaataaaaatcaatgatGTAACCCACAGATTAAGTCCACTTTGATTTCCTTCTTGCGGACATCACCCAGACTTTCACTAAGTAACAGTACACTGAGTCCTCAAACGTGTTGAACAATGGGCTTTTTCTCAGGAAGGAAAAGGTAAAAGTGATTGCACCGACATCGTGttcatggggggaaaaaagaggtaCTAATCCTTGAACTGTCAAGTGTTTGCGGTTTAAGAGTCAGAATattgaatgaaaaacaaaatgtaacagATTTTTATCAGTTTATCAAAGGTACACTCCTGTTATTTAAAATCACTGCTTTATAATAGATCTGAAATCAAATACAAAATGAATCCAGGCTCATGTGAACATGGCTTTAAAGCAGGATACTTGTGGAATCAAGGAGAGGAGAGCTCTGGTGTAGGGTCAGGGTGATTTCTGTATTCAGGAGCAGTGCTTCGAATATTGACATCCCAGTAACCCATGATGCACCTGGCTGTCTCAAATTCTCATATTTTAAGTGCATGTGTACAGTATGAATGAGGGAGGCTATTGATTTGTTCTGAATGAACTCAGTTTGTGTATACAGTGAGGAATACCACCCATCTCAGCCTTTCCACGCGACCACAGAAGCTTGGCCAATTTCACCGTAAACCCATAAGGACGTGAAACGAAGGATGATGAGAAAAAGACACTCCTGTCCAACTGAGAGGAACGAGGAGATGGGGGACAAGAGAAGAAGGGATTTACCCCTCCTCCATCAAgtctccccctcctccctctgTTTTGCGAAACAAAAAGAGACCAACTAAGTCAGTTTGAGTTAGGgctttatgtgtgtgcatatgtgtgtgtatgtaatgAGCACATATGCAATAAAGGGAAAAAGAGGAGCCAAAATACTGTAAGTTGTACACAGCCTATGTGAGAGTGGAGCAGTGAGGGGGGGAATGGGCAAAGGTTTGctgcttttttgcttttttttgagTGTGGGGTGGGGGTTATATGATGGaagc
The genomic region above belongs to Oreochromis niloticus isolate F11D_XX linkage group LG11, O_niloticus_UMD_NMBU, whole genome shotgun sequence and contains:
- the LOC100701297 gene encoding forkhead box protein O1-B, translated to MLMMEDDELDAHQVDSDFEPQSRPRSCTWPLPCPQDFPGGHEVNVGLPLASIKVEPEDIPACRAGLVGGTPGELKHPAGAPAPTGATHPCLAGAALDVTGPLRKAKSSRRNAWGNQSYADLITRAIESTPEKRLTLSQIYDWMVRYVPYFKDKGDSNSSAGWKNSIRHNLSLHTRFIRVQNEGTGKSSWWMLNPDGGKMGKAPRRRAVSMDNSTKYLKSKGRIRGKRVGRPGIGAGSAGVGLQNSPDHGSPSRKGLPGAGGASGTDGEFDAWTDLHSRASSSASTLSGRLSPILAEGEPEEPEEGGLSCSTSPHLYPSPTSARSPSMGAGNHCPPLEQLPQLANLTGAISLDEQMMEDGYHHHRSQQQQHQQHQAIGRHKHQSAVYHYNSGVKGQGSYGSSVYGATGMGMLRHHSPMQTIQENKPASFSGTMRAYSSTNALQSLLTGGPAGQQYCPKDMMLGQERESHSLMNQATNGVGSNHHSHHPGLHNGHSHNGPHSHSSAHSHNRTHSHTPSHNHNNVTNHNSPHSLTHNGHSLSQSHNHTPPRAAALTPRGSSNQLQTYNHKAPYLYSPPSHAHLPASTTLPPNPAGMLGMPQDSCHVATAPHPRHNHYPDPQHQGMSNGPYHHGLGMGSGTAGSNYHGYHQPHPHERLPADLDIDMFHGSLDCDVESILLHDIMDSGEEMDFNFDCSLAQGVGIGMGMGMGVTMGMGMSGLAGPQQAHSNQSWVPG